ATCTCCATCCCCAAATTCTATGGCTTTCTGACCACTATCGCGACCTGCGCCGGACTTTACTGGTTCATGCAGAAGACGCGCACCGGCCGGGCGATCCGCGCCGTGAGCCTGGATCGCGACGCCGCCAGTATGATGGGGATCAACCAGTGGAAAATATTCAACATCGCTTTCGGTATCGGCACCGCTGTCGCCGGCATCGCCGGCGTGGTGCTCACGCCCTTCTACAACGTCTACCCCTCCGTGGGCGTCCCCTTTGACGTCAAATCGTTCGTCATCGTGGTTCTGGGCGGACTGGGCAGCATCCCCGGGGCTCTCTTGGGCGGTGTCATCATCGGGCTCATCGAATCCCTGGGGCCCATCTACATGACCGCAACCTGGACCGAAGCCATCGTCTACGGCCTCTTTCTGATGGTGCTCTTCTTCAAACCTTCCGGCCTGTTCGGCCAGAAGCACGATTGGTAATCCCAAAATCGAGATGACCATGTCGCCGAAACAATTCAAGCAGACACTCCTTGCCGTTCTGGTGATCACGGCGTTCTTGCTGCCTCTGGCGGTACAGAGCCCCACCTACCTGCATATCCTCATAATGCTCTATCTGTATGCCTACATGACCACATCGTGGAATCTGGTGGGCGGCTTTGCCGGCGTGCTGCCGCTGGGCCACTCCGTGTTCGTGGGCATCGGCGCGTACATTTCCACGGC
This genomic interval from Oceanidesulfovibrio indonesiensis contains the following:
- a CDS encoding branched-chain amino acid ABC transporter permease → MDLVFLLQDVINGVLMGSIYGLVALGLTLIFGVLKVINFAHGSFIMVGMFVGYWIVLFTGLHPYLALVLVVPVMFFFGYAVQHWLIRPIFIAERDVREPITVIIVTTGIWYVLDNLALLLFGPDYRALSPNPLKGEMLELGEIFISIPKFYGFLTTIATCAGLYWFMQKTRTGRAIRAVSLDRDAASMMGINQWKIFNIAFGIGTAVAGIAGVVLTPFYNVYPSVGVPFDVKSFVIVVLGGLGSIPGALLGGVIIGLIESLGPIYMTATWTEAIVYGLFLMVLFFKPSGLFGQKHDW